Sequence from the bacterium genome:
GACGTAGAAAGAGATGGTGTTGATTTTGATGCAGGCGTTTTCTGTCCTTGGATCAGCTATATTCTTGCCCCAGGAGGTCAATATCCCCAAATATCTCCCTCAACCGCATTCACGAGGAATCTAACCTTAGGTCTGCGCGGCAACGATGTAAAAGAGTTGCAGAGAGTATTAGCAAGTGATCCATTAATTTATCCCGAAGGTTTTATTACCGGCTATTTTGGGCCCCTCACCAGAAAAGCTGTTATCAAATTTCAAGAAAAATATGCCAGCGAAATCCTTACCCCCATAAAGATTACCAAAGGAACAGGGTTTGTAGGACCAATGACTATGAGGAAATTGAGAGAAATTAGACAAACAACTTCAGCAAATTAGCCCACCGTCTTTTCGTGAATTGTAAAAGTCCTTTCCAGCAGCGAGTGGACACCTCGGCAAGTTTATAGTGAGCGTAGCCGAACCAGAATCAAATGGCTGCGGGGCTTGGAATCAAACCAAGATTCTATTAACCCGTTTAATCTCTGATATTAAATATTCAATAAATGCTATTAGAAAAATCATATGATGCCGGGAAAAACAATTTTCACAGGAAAAACAAAGAAAAATAGGCGAATCACGATTCGCTACGCCAAAAAACAAGATGCCAGGCTTATGTTAGATTATATAAACACCCTCTCAAAAGAGAAGACATTTATTATTTTTCAAGGAGAACTAATTTCTTTCAAAGACGAGAAAAAATACTTGGATTCTTTTTTCTCGCAAATGAAAAAAAATGAGGCGGTAAAGCTTTTAGCTTTTCATGGCAAAGAATTGGTCGGAGTAGCCGATGTTCGGTTAAAAGACAGAAATACTGATCATATTGGCAGATTTGGGTTGACTGTGGCTAAAAATTTTAGGAATGAGGGTATCGGGAAACTATTGATGAAACT
This genomic interval carries:
- a CDS encoding GNAT family N-acetyltransferase; protein product: MMPGKTIFTGKTKKNRRITIRYAKKQDARLMLDYINTLSKEKTFIIFQGELISFKDEKKYLDSFFSQMKKNEAVKLLAFHGKELVGVADVRLKDRNTDHIGRFGLTVAKNFRNEGIGKLLMKLTLEEARKNIKKLRIIDLSVFANNTIAQRMYHKRFGFKKYGCLPKGIRHRSKFVDDILMYKEV